A region of Excalfactoria chinensis isolate bCotChi1 chromosome 22, bCotChi1.hap2, whole genome shotgun sequence DNA encodes the following proteins:
- the GJA9 gene encoding gap junction alpha-9 protein produces MGDWNFLGGILEEVHIHSTIIGKIWLTILFVFRMLVLGVATEDVWNDEQSEFICNTEQPGCRNVCYDEAFPISLIRYWVLQVIFVSSPSLVYMGHALYRLRALEKERQKKKAQVRVELESTELEMTEYRRRLERELRQLDQRKLNKAPLRGSLLCTYVIHIFTRSAVEVGFMIGQYLLYGFRLDPLYKCHRDPCPNVVDCFVSRPTEKTVFILFMQSIATVSLLLNVLEIIHLGFRKIKIGLCGQEENKDDRGHFYANKCKKYSVIPRSSLGISATPPKTLPSVLGGYAFLMEKQTDTAIYPALNSAPIFQPIQNNHAENRSNYTQHSQENKLPKKRPAMNALAGQTQNASTECREGLLGKPATERRNSQKEADQKHLLAGTQNADTASRSFAEMLSQPPLQPFPVASLRRQHGIISSWNCCKAAESVGSSTNSLTKGSSRRRSSLSMSQGQLPPKADTRHPSRPNSPDSAGEASTGSKQSRGCGSPQPLPLSGRLSLSSSASSRRAPTDLQI; encoded by the coding sequence ATGGGAGACTGGAATTTCCTTGGAGGCATTCTGGAGGAGGTTCACATTCACTCCACTATTATTGGCAAGATTTGGCTAACCATCCTCTTCGTGTTCCGAATGCTTGTCCTTGGAGTGGCCACCGAGGACGTCTGGAATGATGAACAGTCAGAATTCATTTGCAATACTGAGCAACCTGGCTGCAGGAACGTGTGCTACGATGAGGCCTTTCCCATCTCTCTCATAAGATACTGGGTCTTGCAAGTCATCTTTGTGTCCTCTCCTTCTTTGGTGTATATGGGTCACGCCTTATACAGACTAAGAGCCTTagagaaagagagacagaagaagaaagctcAGGTGAGAGTGGAGCTGGAAAGCACTGAATTAGAAATGACAGAATATCGGAGAAGGCTGGAGAGGGAACTCCGACAGCTGGACCAAAGGAAGCTGAACAAAGCCCCCCTACGAGGCTCATTGCTCTGCACTTACGTGATACATATTTTCACCAGGTCTGCAGTGGAAGTTGGTTTCATGATTGGGCAGTATCTGCTTTACGGGTTTCGCCTGGATCCCCTTTATAAATGTCACCGAGATCCGTGTCCAAACGTAGTCGACTGCTTTGTATCACGACCAACAGAGAAGACAGTCTTCATCCTATTCATGCAGTCGATAGCGACCGTatcattgcttttaaatgtcTTGGAAATTATCCACCTTGGATTCCGTAAAATTAAAATAGGTCTGTGTgggcaagaggaaaacaaggaTGACCGTGGTCATTTCTATGCAAACAAATGCAAGAAATACTCGGTGATACCCCGCTCTTCTCTGGGAATATCTGCAACTCCTCCAAAAACTCTCCCTTCTGTACTTGGCGGTTATGCCTTTTTAATGGAGAAACAAACAGACACTGCCATCTACCCAGCCTTAAATTCTGCTCCCATCTTCCAGCCTATTCAAAATAACCACGcggaaaacagaagcaattacacccagcacagccaggaaaacaaactgccGAAGAAAAGGCCAGCTATGAATGCTTTAGCTGGTCAGACTCAGAATGCCAGCACAGAGTGCAGGGAAGGCTTGCTGGGCAAACCTGCGACCGAAAGGAGGAACTCTCAGAAAGAAGCTGATCAGAAACACCTCCTTGCTGGTACTCAGAATGCAGATACAGCTTCGAGAAGCTTTGCTGAGATGCTGTCGCAGCCTcctctgcagccttttcctgtTGCCAGCCTCAGAAGGCAGCACGGAATCATCTCCTCCTGGAACTGCTGCAAAGCAGCCGAGAGCGTCGGATCCTCCACAAACTCCCTTacaaagggcagcagcaggagacgGAGCAGCCTCAGCATGAGCCAAGGCCAACTGCCCCCCAAAGCTGACACCCGGCACCCCAGCCGCCCCAACAGCCCTGATTCAGCAGGGGAGGCCAGCACTGGCTCCAAGCAAAGCCGGGGCTGTGGCAGCCCCCAACCACTGCCCTTATCCGGGCGGCTGTCGCTGTCAAGCAGTGCAAGCAGCCGTCGGGCCCCCACCGACCTGCAGATATAG